The DNA window CACAAGATGGTTCCTGATCAGAAGCTCCACTGCTTCTACGTTGTATTTGTACTCGTCACGGCATTCAATCAGACACCTGTAaatgaacacagcaaaacaacataCCAGGACAATTATGAAAAACTACATACCTGTTAAGTTTTGTGACTGCATTTTCCACAgatgtgatgctatcatgttgACAACAGACcaacatataaacacctggcaGTTCCCACTACAATAGGTTGCTCCAGAACCACATTTTGcaatgatgacacacacaccgacTCAAAATGTACTAACAATACCAGCTTTGCTGTCCTGCTGGTAAATAGTCTACACATGTAGCCCACTTAGGCCGTGTACCACAGGGGGGACATTTTACTGCTTTTCACCATCTCTCAGAAGATTAACAATAATCTACCCCACAGCCAAACAACAAGCTTGTATCATTCAAATCAGTAAAAGCAGAGGAAGCATAAGACAGCGACATAGTATAAATCATGGCTTGAAATCAAATATGTCCTGACTCACCTGGTGATCTGTTTATTGCACCACTGTGGTCCATAGGCACGTCCATCCTGTAGGGCTTTAAgcaccagcaggtggcactcCCTGTAGCGTAGCAGCAAGTCAGCATCAGCTCCACTAGTAGCATCCAGAAGACCTTCCACAGCCTGGAAAATAAAGAAACCAGCATAGTCAAACACAGGTTAGCACAGATTAATCCTCCACCTTGCCTCCCTCACACCATTTCAAAAGCTGCAATTGTAAAAGTAACTGTCCTACCTTCTGCAGAAGGCCAAGTGCAGCGATGCCGTCCCTGGAATTCCTAGCCAAGGCCACAGCTTCCAGCAGGCTGCGTAGAGCCTGGGTCAAGGGGTTCATGGCAAGGGCTGGAGGGATGGCATGAAGATGTTGCTCCAAGTCTGCCATGCACTTATCGTAGATCTGAGCCACATCATCTGTGGCCCATGCCTGTTGCTGTTAAAAGCGATACAGAAagatttaattattttctgtGGGTTTAATACTGTAACACCTATCTGTGACACAAATTTCCTGACCTTAACATAAGAGGCACTTAGTTCAGTGCAGGCTGTTCTAGTTCCTTATATACTGTATTATAGCACAATTAAAAATGAGAGTAATGTTTTTGTCCTTGGTCAACATtggcacacacaaaaacaaaaaacaaacaaacaaaaaaaaaaaaaaacattttcatttttaaaaagcactctAGTCCATTTTATCCTTACCTTCTCTAGTCGTTTTAGCTCTTAAATTTAATTCTGGGGATCCCAAAAAGGGAACTCACCTTCATGGGCTGAGCCAAAAAGCCAGTGGGCTGGGAGAGATCATTACTGGGTAAGAAACCTGGAACGTTCCTGGCAAACTCCTCATATACAGCCAGTTGCTTTGGGTCCACTCCTCCCACCTACAGACACAAATGCATTGTTGTTACTTTGTTACTCTGACAACTTACACTGTATGTGCAGTTTGTTGATACACTGAACCATGGTCCTATTGGACATGTTGGACAGATCCAGTAAGTGACATAACAATAAattatgttttgatatagtgCACAACTGGATGTTACAGTGATCTCACCTTGAGTCTGATCTGCTCTGGCATTCGTTCAGCCTGGTAAGTCAGAACAACAGGATCACAGTACCGACGACCCTCTTGGCGTGCATGTTTCCTCAGCTCAAACTCCTAGAGGTGTTAAAAGACCCAGTTAAGAAATTAGATGCTTTTGCTTTACAAaatcagaattaaaaaaaaaacaaaaaaacacaaagatatgAATGAAACTTTTACAATTTACTCTTGTAAATGCCCCATGCTTAAGTCTCACCGTGGCTAGTCTCTTGTCCATTTCAGGGCCAGCCTTTTCCACGGCCGTTTTCTGAATGAAACAGCAAGCCAGTTCACAGTTGTCTTGTGCAATCCTTGCAGCAGCCTCTTCCATCATTTCCCTCTGTTGGGGGGTTGGTGCCTGAGGGAATAAACACCTTAAGTTAAAGAAGTGGGAATGGTACAAGAAAAGGATAAGAAAGCTCTCTCTATGTACCGTCTCTTTATACCTTAGAAAACACTAGCAATTACCCTACTAGCCCTCATTCAGCTTACCCTTagtgcagcagcaaagctgttcTTAAGGTTGGTGGCAATGCTCATGAGCAGGGGCTCGCGGCAGGTGATCATGGCCATGCCAGCAGTTAGGTTTCTCATCATATGGTGGGCAGCCACACGCATGCGGGACTCCTCTGAATCCAGGGCAAAGTCCTTCCTGATGATCTGCTCACAGGTCGTCATGGCTATTTTGATAGAGCGGTCAACCACAGGGTGCACCAGCTCCTGAACAGCTCGCTCTACTGACTGCCGTACACACTGCTTCAACTGAGGATGGGCCTGTAGCAATGGGATCTAAAGAGAAAAGACAGCAGAAGCATGACAGAAAAGTTgagaaaggaaaaacaaaaggatAAAGTCaacaggagaaagaaaagatgCAAAAGAAATGGTCTGAGCATGTCTGTGTCTTTTAGATGGAAAGTTGACTTCTCTGTCTGTGCTTTGCAGATGCCCAACACTTACATTAACATTGATATTGATGTGTGGAGCCAGGCCTGCCAAGGCATACACATTGATATCGTGGTAACTGAACTGTGGGGTGGGGGGCCCGGTGGTTGTGcaagtggtggtggtggcagcTGGGGTTGAGGGAGGGGCTGCAAATGGAACAAAGTCTCCTGTTGGTCACAAAACACTAATTTGAttaaaatcacaccaaaaaGCTGATTATCCAGACAACATAAACAGAAAGCAAGCACataggcaacaacaacaacaacatgtaaCAGTAAGCTTTTCAGtctaacataaaaaaaaattaaaagaagtTTTCTCAAACAACGAGACAGAGCAAAAGACGGACATGACAAAACAGAAGTAGCTGATCTGGTCAAAATAATCATCACATTTTGAGATGTTGATATGTTaacattatttatttctatttaaaatcAAAGTCACATTCATCCTATTGATGCAGGTGGTTTCAAAAGATATCTTCAAACTTTTTAAGACTGACTCAAGTATGGGTCACAATGCGTTGCTTCAATCATTTGGAAGGATGAGTCATTACTAGGGTTTTGTTCGCACATCAGAAAATTTTCAAACCCTAGAATGATACGGACATTTTACCAGAGGCAAGGATGATAAGTCCAAAGCCAAACAGACAAATGAATCTAAACTATATTAAGGCTGTAgctcaaaacttaaatgtaCAGTTCACAGAAAGCAGCACAAAGGTACAAGAAAATATGCAGTGTTCACCTGTGGTAGAAACTGGCAGCATCTCCTCTGGAGGCTTCGCCTCTTTCTTTGGTGCAGACAGCTGCTCCTCCAGGCTCTTTAGCTTCTCTTTGTCCTTTAGCAAGCTTCCTGGCTTGAGGTCATTGATGTCCAAAGACAAGTTCTTACACAGAACTTCAATTTCAAACTTTAAGTTcagctgcaggaaacaggagAACAACATGATAAATAATCTCACAATTTTTCAGCTTACTACGATTTTACTGTAGCTATTAGAGAATACTGTTGATTTGTATTAGAACTGAAAGTGGCAATGCATGGGTAATGGACAATAATGTGACAGGCTATTTAATGCAGATGGTATTAGCTGACAATGTTGGATATAGCTGGGTTACAGGGAACAGGTTGTGGCATGATCACTTCATATGTGTTACCAAAAACTGCTGAGGTGTTGCCTTTTAGCTATGATTTAGGCAGACTGTATTTCCAAGAGCTGTCCGAGTTAAGCAGCTACATAAGAAGAATAATCTATTACCTTGAGGTCATGTTCTTGATGCAGCTCAGCGAGAACATTCATGATGGCCATGGTCCAGGGGTTCTGGGGCCTGAAGACCTACAACATCGGAGACACACATTAGTTCAAGTCACTATGAAAAATCCACAGGATCTCAAATGGTGGAGTCAGGTAAGCATATGCCAATTTtcttaactgtgtgtgtgaaaaagagATATTTTGCCTGAAGTGAACACCGCAGCATGACACACTGCGCAGTAGTATGACATAATGTCTGCTGCATGGAGACACCTCTTAGTCCTATTTGACTAACCATGCTTCGTAGACTGGACTCTAAAACCTTTGCCACAAAGGGAACCACATATAGTAGCTCCTGCTGGCCCTTCACATAGGCTTCCAGTAGCAGAGACTTGACTTCCAGATCCTGGGAAAGGGAGAACATGTTAGCCAACTCAAAAGGCAACAGGGGGCCCATCACATAATAAAACAatgcaagcaaaaaaaaaagcgttaCAAATTCTTACCGTGTAAAGGATAGGCTTGTTTTTGGCCAGTGTAATCATGCCCAACCAGTGGCCCAAGTTCTTCAGCAGGGAGCGATCAGAGAAATTGGCAGCTGCCTTGTCAGAGGTCAACAGAACCTAAGAGAAATTGAGAGATGGTAGGGGATCGTCAGTGTACTACTATGGTAAATGGGCACAAAAAAACTGATAGTTTtgatatgtgtttttttggtggtTGCAGTCAGACCAGAAAAGAGCGTTTGAAGATATTAAAGCCCTAAAGTCACCATCTTTTACCTTGATATTCCTGTAAGTCTCATTGAGGACCATCTTCACGAACTCCGGGTTCTTGAGAGTGTCCAGAAAGTTGGAATAGAGACTGTGGAAGTTGGGCTCAATGCTGACACGTTTCATCACCAGGTACTGCGACACCCAGGGCATGAACTCTTCCTTCACCGTCTCTTTCAACTCCTCAACCTGATATAAGCAAATGTGGTTTTAAAAATGCTTCTTTGACTATTAAGGATTTTGATATACAGatatgttttgtctgttttcactTACCTTTTGGGTCATGTTGGATTGAGAAAGGTTGTTGAAGATAAAAGCAATCTTCTCCTGAACATTCTCTGGAGGCTCTACAATCCTTTCTGTTTGGTCAGTGGCCACCAGCAGGGTGTCAATGTTGGTTGTGTTTATGGAGGGCTGCAGGCAGGAACAAGAAGAATTACAGTTGAAAGGAGGTATCACTATATATACACTGTAtctgcagaaaaacaagccAATTTAAAGCATTGACAAGACACATGGTAGGGTGTCTAAACTCACAGGCACATCCTTCTTGAAGCTGCTGGGTGTTGGTCTTGTGATGGTAGGGGTCTTGGCTACTGTGGTTGTAGTCGTGGTGGTGGTGACTAGAGTGCTGGGCTGACCTGGCTGTGGGGCTTTAGGGACGCCAGGTTGCTGCGACTGGGCTTGGACTTGTGCAAGTGCCAGACTGCCAGGTGTGGTGATGGAGCCTTGCATCTTCACCGGAGGGTCCCGTGACTGTTGGCCATACTCGATATACTGCACGCACAGGATATTGAAAGGAGCAGAGCGACAGATTTAATTTATCTGTTTGTATGTATCCTTTTCTACAGTCATATTTGGGACAAACTAAAGCCCCAATCAGACAAAGCATGTTTTGAAGGTTGCAAAATGTGAGGCGCACCACACCATTTTTAAACTGGCCCAATTagacagagcttttttttttttttttttttaaaaatcattgcTAGGAAACCACGGAATTACATTTCCTTAGTTAATGCTGTGAAGTAAAATCACAGATCTGTAGCTTaaaatctgcataaaaatggTCAGGCAGAGTGCACGTGCTCTGGCTCTGACGTAGGGTGAGAGGCTGTTACCAAATAGTATTTTCGTCTGCACTGAAGTGAGCTAATGCTAGCTACACACAAATCATGTATGCTCCCACTTGCTGTCATTACCACCACAAAAGGCCACCCCTCAATTCATCTGATTGGGCAATACGGAAAAATGCAATGATGTCAGCTCATATTACTCTCCTAGTTGAAGTGTTGGCAACTTAAGGCATTAAGGGCGCTCCTGCAAAAACGCAAGGGGCATAGAGTGGAAAACCACAAGATGCTCAGCAACACAAAAGCAGTGGAAAGAAAGCGCTTCACTCtcattgaaaacattttaaaaagccatCCCAGACTTCTCTAACATGCTGTCTCACCCAAGACTTTTGAATGGTGAGCATAGATAAATTAAGGAAACCTGATTACCTCTTGTAAATGGTGGGGGAATTGCAAGAAGTGTGCAATTGAAGCCAGGTGCTGACAATATTGAGGATAGTCCTTTAgtctggaaacacaagacataGTTAGCTTATAACAAGATGACTGTTGttatattattattcatttaataaaataaaacatttcaatacCTGTTTTTAAACCTATCTAGGGCGGCAATtccaaaataatacattttggaTCCATAGGGTTTTCTTAAGGCTTCAAGAACATATCGGAGGGCCAAGCCCAGGGCCATGTAGGTGACAAGACCCTTCTCAATAATGCCACCAAAAAGGCAGGCAGTGATGTGCAGCTCCTTGTCTGGGTACTGGGGGAAGAATCGGTATTCCTCAAACAAGTTCCGTAGCATGCAATTGAACACCTCTCGCTCCCGCTTGATGGTTGAATCCTTGAATCtctgcagcatttccagtaCCTACGAGGGGGGACAATGATGTGGCGGGAGGTAAGTTAATTCGAAAAGCAACAACATTACTGAGACTATGACAAAACTTATCAACAGCAGCCAATAATTGCCTGTGTGAATTTGATTTAGGTAAGTGTTTTTGGCAGAGGCGAATGAATTATATCATTACATACTTCATCCACAGACATAGTTGGGTGAGGTGGGTGGTTGTAGATGCGCTGGAAATAACTGTTTGCTTCATCATCGATCTCCTTACTAAAGTGCTGGTTTGCCTCGGGCCACACCTGAGAAAGGTCAGctgaaaaaagtatttaaaaaaaagacattttaaaccaaaaccgTCATTAACTTGAATGTTGTAATGCAACACTGGTTATCTCATTAAAAGTGGGGCTGTCAGCATAAGCAGACAAGGAGTGGAAGACTAATCTGTATTTCCTCTATGATAAACTGTATGAAGTTGTATAACATGTAAAAGAGAAGAAAGTCGCACCTAAATGTTTACATGAAGTTAAAACTGCATTAGGTAGCTTTTAGTCAAACTTCTCTTGTAAACTGTATTTGTGAGGCACACTGAGGTGCATTACAAATAATTTTGCAAATCAAGATAAAACTGATTATCACTGTGGAGGAAATACAGTGCTGAGCAGCGCAGGGCGGGGCTCTCAGTCACACCACTGCCACCACCACTTACAGGCCTTCATCTTACTCTGCTGAAAGGTTGGTGGGTTCAGGCCTGGTGTGCTCATCTTCCTGGTGCCAAAAGGGTCGGTGTTCACGGTTGACATACCCAGACTAGAGCCAATACCGGAGCCAATGCCCGTGCCCAGAGGACCTGAAAGAAACATAACACTTTAATAATTTAAATCAATACATACCTCCCTCTATGAATTATAACCCTTTCTCCTCTGAATTTGGTTAAGTTTAATATGAACAAGGATTGAGTGACCAGGGTGTTCTGCCAAATTTGTTACTCCTTATAAAATACTCTGCCAGTGGCTTTATCTGAATTACCCAACATGATACAAACTAATAAAGGATCCCCAGCTATGCCACACTTGCTTAGGCTTACTGTATGCACAATATACTAACATTCAGCAACAGTGTAACCACAACAATTTGTATAACTTCTCACTGAATTGGAAGAAGACTCAAAAGGCTGTAACAGCGCAGTATGACTTGCTGATTTAATATGAGCATGCCTTGGttgtgtaaaaatgaaaaaatgaaatatcataGTACCAGAGTCCATACCGGGAAGCTGCGAGGACAGGCTGCCTATGCCACCAAATGGTGTGCTGGGGTTGGGGTTGGACAGTGGTGGGAAGGCCTTTGCTGGGGACTGGGGATTACTGAAAGCTGAACTCAGTGAGGTTGGGAAACCCTGCATGCTTTGAGTATGGGAGGTGGCTGTGCCCCCCAGGTTCAAGGAACCCATGCCAGACAGAGAGTCCATCTAGAGAAAagcaagagagggagagacaaggaggtcaaaaagagaaacaacaaGTCTTTTTAGCATGTTAGGAATATAGAATGGTTTTGACACCAATTTCCAATATTAAAAGGCATTACGTTTGCCTGCAGAGGCATGACGTAGCTTTCATATGAGGGTACCTGTACAGGAGAGATGGCATCCAGGCTGCTGGTGCTGGGGGCACGTCCCTTTGGCATTACCCCTGGTGGTGGTTGCCGGGCTTTATTCATCACATTGCTGCAGTTGGCAACCATGGTCAGGATAGTCTCTGACAGCTCCTGCGACACGCTCCTgagacaaaatgacacaaatctttaagttaaataaaaaagataacaCTGTATGAAAGGGTAAGAGTGAttggtctcaaaaaataaactGCACATTCTTGAGATTGTTGGTCTGAAATGTTCGAACCACCATAAAAAGCAACCAAAGCTGGGCTTCACTTTAAGGGAGACTGAAGTTATTAAACAGTTAATCAGAAGGTCAACAAAAAAGCAAACTAATAGTTCAGTGATGGAGACTAAGCCAGATAGTGTCTCACCCTGCACAGGACTGCAGGCAGGCCAGCATGGTGGCTAAGGTCTCCGGGGGTAGCTGGGCACTTTTGGGCTGGTCCTTGTCTGGGGCCAGACCCCCCATAATGGATGGGCAGCGTCTCTTCAGGAATGTCACACAGGCCTGGATAAAAGGTTcctgaaaaaatacaaaaattttGTAAAATACAATTTATTTAAGGTGGTGCTCAAACTACAATGACAAAAACAGGGAAACCAACAAtcttattgtttttcttttcgtTTTGTTTTTGAGAAAACGGAGTAAATCTATTAGAAGACTTACCCCATGCTCTCTGATTTTGTCAGTTAGCCATTTATCAAGTTTGAGGTATTCACGGCGAGAGGCAAGTGCAGCAAGGTCAATAACAAAGGCAAAGGGAGTACCATTCAGCAACATCGATAGAGACtagagaggaaaataaaaacactgtcttAGTGACCATGAAAATGACCTCAATGAAAACAACTTCCATTTAGGATAAAGTGGAGACCACCAGAGGATATACGGCCCCATATACTctcatttgtatttgtcattaaATCTCATGTTGATTAAAACTAGTACatccttaaaaataaaacatatggaGGAACATTATTCAATATAACAGTCTAATGTGCCACAAACAGAAGGCACTGCATCAGTGATTATTTAGTCTATTCTGACAAACCTTCAAGTCCTGTGCCACATCCAGGATGCGAGACAGCTTAGCTTGGTCATACTGCTCCCCTCTCATGTACCACTCAGCCATTGAATGCATTATTAGTTGACGGATGGAGGGAGACTGTCCCTGTAAAAATAATCACCAGGTTTTGTTAGTACACAGGTGTTGTAAGAATATAATCAAGACAACAAATAACTTTAGATGTATCAAAGAGCACAGAGAacgaaaacaacaaaaacattgaaATCAACAAGCATTAACACCAACCTGTCCATGCCAGGCATAGTGCAGGATAATGGCAGAGTTCGGGTGGTTGCCCAGGAAGATGGGCATGAGAGTAGAGATGAGCTCATGGCGCAGTGTGTGCCAGGAGGGGGAGATCTGCAGCAATGCCAGGACCAACATGTCTGGGCAGTGCTTGATTGGAAAGCTAAATAGCTGCTTCACCTGCTCATACTGGCCCACCTCAGACAGTCTGAGCAGACTCTCCACCAGGTCCAGACTTTTCCTATGGTGAGTTGAGGGCAATTAgtcaaacacactgaaacatcaACACAGCATCCACCCTGTAACTTTTTGAGTAAATCAGCAATGAACCACAATCAGTAGGTCAAGCTACACATCTGATTATAAAGCACAATTTCCCACAGCAGAGAGCTTAAGATAATATATGTTTGTCAATGGTGACTTTTATTATCACATGAAATATTGTTATGATGAATATGCCAAGTGAAGCATTGCTTGAAATGTACAGCATTTGTACCCACACGAATACGCTTTcaatttaaaatgaatataatcGCCGTACACATGAGCATTTCAGCTCCATTTCAGAATCTCCATTCATTCTAACATGCCTgaaaacacatatcacatgacccTTCATGTACAGTGGGCAAATTGAATGCATCACATCATAATTTCCAACTCAGTACTTCCTGTATCTGGTTGAAATTCAAAGCCCCTTATTGTTTCAGTGGAGAGAATTCCTTAATTTtctaattaaaaggaaaaaaaaaaaaaaaagcttttattgtgaaacaataATTTACAGAGATTTATGACACCAGAGTTGCCTCTGACATAGTGTCCGTCATGACAGACAAATATATTGTGTAGTCTGAACTCGGCATAACACATGACATGAGTATATTGCCGTCTGTGGCAAAAAGATTGGGAGTCGTTGTAAAGCGCAGCAATCTTCAGAGTGGTACTGGGAGTATTATCCATCACCAGAGGAAGCCATGGCAATAGGAAAGGTGTAACGTAACCCACACAAAAATGGAGAAATCAGAAAAGGTATGTAGACTTAGCTATAATGTTTTAGCTTTACATGTAGTGACTGACAAGAGCCAATCGGGAGGCCAACAAGAGAGTCTGTGTccttgttttcaaaaatattcatttttgccCATTAAGACTAAAATGCAACACCACAGGTTTCAAACTAAAACATGATCAGCAGTATTTTTACAGCTCTCCTCTTCAGGGTTTTCAAATAAGCCACAGTAGTGTGGACACTAGGTAAAAACATAGTAATGGCTATGCATTTTAAAACGAAAATGTATTAGTGTGGCTGTAGCCTAGTGGCATGTAGGAGAAGGGCAAATAGATGTTGACAGTTTTAAAGCTTGAGTTCTTGAAATACCTGAACACTAAGCCCCATTATCAGAAATAAGCAACTACTACACCCTTCTACATAAAAGCCAAGCAGAAAGCTTCATACCAGGTGGCAATCTCCCTGTTGTCATCCTCTGGTGGGGCTTTAAGGATGTCAATAGCCACGGTGTGGCAAGGGTAGTCAGCAAAGGAAAACACTTCTGGGCTCATCAGGGAGTGCTGAATGAATGACAGCtgagaacagaaacaaaacaattttacatttaaagagGGAATACAAGGCTCAGCCACTACCACTCACACCACACAGTCTAGACAGAAATCAATTCCTACCTAGCATTATGATTCATCTTTATTAAATCCTACTCTTCTCTTTGACTGCAAAAATTAAGTTTGCCACaacaattaaaaacatgaaatcacATGATCCTATTGGAGCAGAGAAATGGTCAGTCACCTGTCCCTCTGCATGTTTCCATGGCCGATAGATGAGATCGACAGGGAAGACCTCCATGCCCAACCCCCTCTGAATGCCATACACCACTATGTGCAGGCCTTTACTGTCCCGGATTATAAATCCTGGGTGGTCCAGTTCGTATGTCACCTCTTTGAAGTTCAGGTTGGGATTCtaggacaaagacaaaaatcCACAAATTTAACCGCGTCAGGTTTTTGAAAGTAGTCTGGCACAAAAAACTCTTCCAGGAACATTCAGCATCAGGGTTATGACAGGCTAGTGTATGTATTCACTTGTTTAATGAATTCAATTTGAAAAAAAGTAATTCCAGAGTGACATAATGAAACGCCGGTCACTTAGCCTACAGTACTTTACGGAAGAATAAAGTGTGAAAAGGCCATTTTAAAGTAACATGTTTGTAAAGGCGAAGTGCCATCAAATTTTGAGTGCCGAAATGGAATTGATTTGCAAATTTGGTTGCAACTGCAAAATGCGCTCTACTGCATTAAACCTTTACACTCAAATCTGTTTTAATTttggcaaagtgttttcagtggccatgtggggaaaaaaaataggaAATAATTAGGAAAGTAAAAGGAAAAGTAACGGCTAGTTTATTGAGATAAACAGAGTCCCTTACCACTTCTTTCACGACATCGATGAGAACCTCAACGTTCCAAGTGTGTGCCTGCGAGCCATCGTTCTTATCCTTACCATCGCTCCAGATACCACTTCCTGGAGCTGAGATGGACtgcaagagaaaacaaaagaagagaAAATTTAAGCTCTGGTGCTTTGAAATGTTAAGAATCCAGAACAATACACTCAACCAGCTTGAGCCAACATCTAAATACTAAAGTTATTAAATCAAATGACTGTGATACTATCCCTTTGATTTATTCCTTGCATATCACTCAGAGTCATCAACCAACCAATTCTCCAGTTGTACAGCgttagtttgtttttaatttaggtCAATGTGATGATTTTACAGTAcacacatttactgtatgtttatGTCTGAGCTGTTCTCATACATTTTCATTAAAGCCATTCCCAGCTAAAAGCCAGAACAAAGTTGCCCTAGCAGATCTAAGTAGCATAAATTCGATGAAACACAGTTTTAATTGATCCTATGACTGGACACTTTTCcataaaaataaggaaaaaacaGACTAGGTAAGCATAGTTTCATCACTTCACATTTGCACCTCTTGGTTTGTAGTATGTGTGAACAGAAATGGACAGCAACTAAATTTTCCTTTGGCCCTAATTGAGTAAATCAAGTACAGTGGTCAAAGTGCTTCTGGCAGTCGGTGGCCAATCAAATCAAGCAACTCACCTGAAGTGGGATGCCATCAGTAAGGCCAGAGTGGGTACGAGCCATCATGCCAAGGACCCTGGCTACCTGGCTGGCAGTCACCTCTCTCACCCCATACTGAATGATTATGTTTCTGCACTCATCCAGACTGGAAAGACAAAAGGACAGGTCAGTGCTGACCATTACCCTAAACATTCACATATCaattaaaatcacacaaaaatgcattaggataaagttaaaaaaatgtttttaacatgAAGATGTATGCAATTTTTCATATATTAATGTTTGCAAAACATGTTACTAGAAACATTTGATCATATGCATGATATCACATCTCCAGATCTGTCAAATTGCAAAATGGTGTTGTGTGAAGGGAAGGTGTCAATGGGTGCTTTTTATTATGCTGACTTATGCTTCCTTGCGTCCTCTCTACTCCCATGACCCAAAAATTGTTCCCTTTCCACCATCATGGAGGATTTTCAAATACTGTAAATGCATGCCAACAAGACAAGGAGAGGGGAGACTTCTGGAGGAGCGTGGAGCAAAGACACAGTGATGTATCCTACATATCTCCTCCTCACATCTCTCTCTCATATTCTCGCTGAGAGGAGCCAAGATGCCAGACCCAAGTGAGGGTAGCGAGGAGAGACATGAGCAAGATGAAAAAGCACCCATTGTATGAGGTCTATATTCAGCTTCTCATCTATTTACCATGCAGGCATTAGCACCTTGGTGGCCAATTTTGCCTTAAGTGTTCCTGAAGTGGTCTTGGTCATATGATTACACTGCATTCACTTAaggattttgttttaattttttttacacaacagCTAATCTA is part of the Epinephelus lanceolatus isolate andai-2023 chromosome 5, ASM4190304v1, whole genome shotgun sequence genome and encodes:
- the cnot1 gene encoding CCR4-NOT transcription complex subunit 1 isoform X7, with protein sequence MNLDSLSLALSQISYLVDNLTKKNYRASQQEIQHIVNRHGPEADRHLLRCLFSHVDFSGDGKSSGKDFHQFLIQECVSLISKPNFIATLCYAIDNPLHYQKSLKPSAHLFTQLSKVLKLSKVQEVIFGLALLNSSNADLRGFAAQFIKQKLPDLLRSYVDADLGGNQEGGFQDIAIEVLQLLLSHLLFGQKGASGVGQEQIDAFLKTLCRDFPQERCPVVLAPLLYPEKRDILMDRILPDSGELAKTMMESSLAEFMQEVGYGFCASLDECRNIIIQYGVREVTASQVARVLGMMARTHSGLTDGIPLQSISAPGSGIWSDGKDKNDGSQAHTWNVEVLIDVVKEVNPNLNFKEVTYELDHPGFIIRDSKGLHIVVYGIQRGLGMEVFPVDLIYRPWKHAEGQLSFIQHSLMSPEVFSFADYPCHTVAIDILKAPPEDDNREIATWKSLDLVESLLRLSEVGQYEQVKQLFSFPIKHCPDMLVLALLQISPSWHTLRHELISTLMPIFLGNHPNSAIILHYAWHGQGQSPSIRQLIMHSMAEWYMRGEQYDQAKLSRILDVAQDLKSLSMLLNGTPFAFVIDLAALASRREYLKLDKWLTDKIREHGEPFIQACVTFLKRRCPSIMGGLAPDKDQPKSAQLPPETLATMLACLQSCAGSVSQELSETILTMVANCSNVMNKARQPPPGVMPKGRAPSTSSLDAISPVQMDSLSGMGSLNLGGTATSHTQSMQGFPTSLSSAFSNPQSPAKAFPPLSNPNPSTPFGGIGSLSSQLPGPLGTGIGSGIGSSLGMSTVNTDPFGTRKMSTPGLNPPTFQQTDLSQVWPEANQHFSKEIDDEANSYFQRIYNHPPHPTMSVDEVLEMLQRFKDSTIKREREVFNCMLRNLFEEYRFFPQYPDKELHITACLFGGIIEKGLVTYMALGLALRYVLEALRKPYGSKMYYFGIAALDRFKNRLKDYPQYCQHLASIAHFLQFPHHLQEYIEYGQQSRDPPVKMQGSITTPGSLALAQVQAQSQQPGVPKAPQPGQPSTLVTTTTTTTTVAKTPTITRPTPSSFKKDVPPSINTTNIDTLLVATDQTERIVEPPENVQEKIAFIFNNLSQSNMTQKVEELKETVKEEFMPWVSQYLVMKRVSIEPNFHSLYSNFLDTLKNPEFVKMVLNETYRNIKVLLTSDKAAANFSDRSLLKNLGHWLGMITLAKNKPILYTDLEVKSLLLEAYVKGQQELLYVVPFVAKVLESSLRSMVFRPQNPWTMAIMNVLAELHQEHDLKLNLKFEIEVLCKNLSLDINDLKPGSLLKDKEKLKSLEEQLSAPKKEAKPPEEMLPVSTTGDFVPFAAPPSTPAATTTTCTTTGPPTPQFSYHDINVYALAGLAPHININVNIPLLQAHPQLKQCVRQSVERAVQELVHPVVDRSIKIAMTTCEQIIRKDFALDSEESRMRVAAHHMMRNLTAGMAMITCREPLLMSIATNLKNSFAAALRAPTPQQREMMEEAAARIAQDNCELACCFIQKTAVEKAGPEMDKRLATEFELRKHARQEGRRYCDPVVLTYQAERMPEQIRLKVGGVDPKQLAVYEEFARNVPGFLPSNDLSQPTGFLAQPMKQQAWATDDVAQIYDKCMADLEQHLHAIPPALAMNPLTQALRSLLEAVALARNSRDGIAALGLLQKAVEGLLDATSGADADLLLRYRECHLLVLKALQDGRAYGPQWCNKQITRCLIECRDEYKYNVEAVELLIRNHLVNMQQYDLHLAQSMENGLHYMAVAFAMQLVKLLLVDERSVSHVTEADLFHTIETLMRTCAHSRANAPEGLPQLMDVVRSNYEAMIDRAHGGPNFMMHSGISQASEYDDPPGLREKAEYLLREWVNLYHSAAAGRDSTKAFSAFVGQMHQQGILKTDDLITRFFRLCTEMCVEISYRAQAEQQHNPAASAAIIRAKCYHNLDAFVRLIALLVKHSGEATNTVTKINLLNKVLGIVVGVLIQDHDVRQTEFQQLPYHRIFIMLLLELNAPEHVLETINFQTLTAFCNTFHILRPTKAPGFVYAWLELISHRIFIARMLAHTPQQKGWPMYAQLLIDLFKYLAPFLRNVELNKPMQILYKGTLRVLLVLLHDFPEFLCDYHYGFCDVIPPNCIQLRNLILSAFPRNMRLPDPFTPNLKVDMLSEINIAPRILTNFTGVMPSQFKKDLDSYLKTRSPVTFLSELRSNLQVSNEPGNRYNIQLINALVLYVGTQAIAHIHNKGSTPSMSTITHSAHMDIFQNLAVDLDTEGRYLFLNAIANQLRYPNSHTHYFSCTMLYLFAEANTEAIQEQITRVLLERLIVNRPHPWGLLITFIELIKNPAFKFWSHDFVHCAPEIEKLFQSVAQCCMGQKQAQQVMEGTGAS